The following DNA comes from Rhizobium rhizoryzae.
GGATTTCCGATTCCGCTGCACGATCGAGCTGCGCCTTGAAGTAATTCAGAACGTCAGCCGCAACCTCTTGGCCGCTGATGCCACTCGTACTGGACATATTTTCCAGAAACTCGAAAGCGTCGGCACTGGGCTTTTCACTCTTGAGGATGATCGAATAGATCGTCTGCAAAAACAAAAGCTGCGCGGTGGCATCATCCGAGTTTTCCGCCATCAGGAATTTGCGGAATGTAGGCGCCAACGGAGAAATGCCACGCACATCTTCAGCCGAAAACGGATCGAACGCATGCATGAACATGGCGCGGCCATCGGCGTCGCGAGCAGGATAATCCCGCTTGACTGTTAAGCCATCGCGGCGCTCCTCGCAGCGGTAGGCTATGGGGCGGCCATACGCATCATGCACAACGCCCTGATAGAGCCCTTCGATGTCGTTGGTATCCTGCACCAGCTTCGAGGGCGTAAACAGCAAAAACTTTGTGCCCGTTCGCGTACCTGGCAGGCGCTGGCTGCGCGGCAGGTAGACGATGACGCCTGTCGATTCACCGAACGCCAGCCAGTTGCGCAAGCCGACATCCGTCTGCTGCGGGTTCGTCATCTTGGCGCGCAGGTCACATTCCAGCGGGTTCCAAGCCCAAACCTTATGCTTGGCCTTGACCAGGCGAATCCAGTCGACTGCCTCTTTCTCATTGTAGCCAAACCGCGTCAGGTCCGGCTTCGGGTTGAGAGCCAATTCGACACCAACGGTATCGGCAATGATCTGGTCAGCAGCACCACGAAGTTTGCCGCTGTTTTGCAGCATATCGAGTGCCAGCCCCGCCGCGCGGATGTAAACGCGCCGAATTTCGTCGCGATGTTCGCGCAGCGAGGCTGGCCGGGCCGCGATCACGCCAGACTGGGTGTCGCGCATGTAGGCAGAACGGGCACGCGGTTGCGATGGCAGGCCCTGAGGGCGGACTGCGGGCGCGGGAGAACTCCCGGCTTGGACCCTGACCCTTTGCTTTTCCATCATCTGCGTTTTTTCCACCTGTTGTCTTGGGGTTTGGCCGCAGCTGTTTGCTTCGGCCTGTGTTGCACTGGCAATGCTTTTGCCTGTTGCTCGCCCTTTGCAGCAAAGCCGAAGAGACCATCTTCAAAATCAAGCTGCGCCTCTGGCATTGGCGTTTCCCGCTCCGCTTCAAGGCGATCCCAAATTGCTTCTGGTAGATCGCGGATACCGTATAGGATCGCCGCAACCTCAGCCTGGTTCATGGTGTCCAGGCCTTCGTTGGCCTGTGTCTCATCTTTGTGCCACTTGTACTCGGTGTGGCCGTCCTTCCGCTTTTTCGGGACGCGGCGTTCGGCTGTGAGCTGTCGGAAATATTCATCTTCCAACCCTGTCGGAAAGCCTACAAAGCCACGTTCGAGGGGGTCCGTCTTCGACACATTGCGGTAGAGCGCCATCTTCAGCGTCGAGCCGTTGAAGGTGTAGAACCGGCGCGAATACTTGTTGATCTTGCCGGTGCGGTGATTGCGTTCCTTCTTCACCCGCTGGGTAAGTGGGGCGAGATCGGAATTGGCACCGCGCACCATGACCAGCTTGCTTGCTGGATGACGCCGGACCCATTCCCAAACCTCTTCCGTAAAGGCGTTGCCGTCGATTGCAACTCGGTCGAGTGAGATCGGGCGGCCGACGCTGTTCTTCCAAGTCTGGTAGAGCAGCGCATCGAGCCGCTCCTGGCAGGCCGGTTCCGAGATATGGCCGGGGATCTTCAGGTAATCGACCACGAAGCGACGGAAGTCACGGCCAAATGCCACAACCTGACATTCAACGCGGTCGATCTGGCAGTCGATGCCCATGGTCAGTACCAGGCCACCCGCAGGAATTCGCCCTCTGGCATAGTCTGACTGCGCAGCTCTATCACGTAGCGTTTCCCATGGCGGAGCCTCACCCGCCGCGACATACGCGCGGCCGACCGTGTCGTTCAGAAACGTCTGCTCAGATGCCGGGTCACCCTTCGCAGCAAGCCACTCGCGAGCAATTCGCTCCCAACTCTGCAGAGCCGAAATGACCGACCAAAGATAAAACGACCGATGATGCCGCTTGGCCTTTGGGTTGTGGGCACGCCATTTGCCCTTCCGGGCCATCTTGGCTCGATGGCGCTCTTCGATCTCACAGCCACAGTCAGTGCAGGTGAAATGCGCCTTCTCAGGATGTGCTTCATCCAAGTTGGCGAGCATATTCTCCCATTCGAGGGTCTGCATATGGCCGCAGTGCGGGCAGGGCACATAGAGGTGCTCTTGGCTGCCATCCTCAAAGTTTCGCGTGATGCGGCACCCTGGCATCACAAGCGGCGTCGAGATCTTCAGGACCTTGGCGAACTCGTAGGCACGCGATCGGCTATCAGCCTGTGTTTCGGGATCGCCCGCCGAATTGTTCTCAAACTTCGAAAGATCATCCTGCACCTGGCGGGGCACCGACACCTGGTCGATCGGCGCATTCGCGCCCATAATCAACATCGCACCTCGCCCGTCAGCGCGCTCCTTGTAGAGCAGACTATCGAGGCCATCCCGGCTTTTCATCGGGAAGGCTTTGGCAAGTGACGAGGTGTTGCGCAGCATGGGCGCAAGCTTCATCTTCGACCAGTTTTCCGCTTTCGTGACGGTAGGCCAGACGTAAAGCAGATCGCCCGGATCCATTGCCATGGAGCCCAGCGTAAAGATGTTGGCAAGAACCGTGCCGCCGAGCTGCGCCGATTTCATCAGCGTAACGGTGCGGCATGGGTCTGACGGTGAAAGAGCCCTCAGGATCTCATCGAAGTACGGAAAGTTTTCCGGGTTGTATTTGCCGGGAAAAGGGCTTTCTCGTTTCGAGAACTCGATGTTCTCGACGGCCCAGGCAAGGTAATCGACGTCTGCCGGGGGCTGCAGGATCTCAGCCATGACGTCATAGGCCAGGCGCTCAGCATTGGCCGTATGGACGATCATGGAAGTCATGTCAGTTCAGTGTCTCCGCTTCCTCGACCTCAATGGCCGTTTCGATGGTTTCGGGCAGGCTCTCGGCCTTGCTCTTGGCTTTCATTGCGGCGCTTTCGCGTAGCTTCCGGAACTCTCGGCGCAGCAGGTGCAGCACATCCCGCTGCGGAATTTTGAATTCCTCCGCAAATGCGTTGGCGATGTCAGGCATGCCGCCTTCGTAGATCAGGATCAGCTCGGTCACCAGCTTCGCCATAGCAGCGCGACAGGTGTCTGTTTCAGTCAGCGTCCCAGCCGCCTTCATGTCATCGATCGCAGCATTGCGGTTGATGCGTTGCAGTTGCGCGAGCTTTTGCTGCTTGATTTCCAGATCAAGCTCTTTCGGCTTCGGCTGCGATCCGTCTGCCTCGCTATAGCCGCGATAGCTTCCGAGGGGCCCGAGCCGTGACGCAGTGTCTTCGTCCAGGCGCGTATCGATCCCGTTGCCCATACGCTGACTGATGTCGAGGCCCATGCGCAGATCTGCCTTGGCGCGCTCAACGATGATGCGAGCATTCCGGCCGTGGCCGTGCAGCGAGGCGGCGGTGATCTTGCCCTCCGCC
Coding sequences within:
- a CDS encoding phage terminase large subunit family protein, with the translated sequence MTSMIVHTANAERLAYDVMAEILQPPADVDYLAWAVENIEFSKRESPFPGKYNPENFPYFDEILRALSPSDPCRTVTLMKSAQLGGTVLANIFTLGSMAMDPGDLLYVWPTVTKAENWSKMKLAPMLRNTSSLAKAFPMKSRDGLDSLLYKERADGRGAMLIMGANAPIDQVSVPRQVQDDLSKFENNSAGDPETQADSRSRAYEFAKVLKISTPLVMPGCRITRNFEDGSQEHLYVPCPHCGHMQTLEWENMLANLDEAHPEKAHFTCTDCGCEIEERHRAKMARKGKWRAHNPKAKRHHRSFYLWSVISALQSWERIAREWLAAKGDPASEQTFLNDTVGRAYVAAGEAPPWETLRDRAAQSDYARGRIPAGGLVLTMGIDCQIDRVECQVVAFGRDFRRFVVDYLKIPGHISEPACQERLDALLYQTWKNSVGRPISLDRVAIDGNAFTEEVWEWVRRHPASKLVMVRGANSDLAPLTQRVKKERNHRTGKINKYSRRFYTFNGSTLKMALYRNVSKTDPLERGFVGFPTGLEDEYFRQLTAERRVPKKRKDGHTEYKWHKDETQANEGLDTMNQAEVAAILYGIRDLPEAIWDRLEAERETPMPEAQLDFEDGLFGFAAKGEQQAKALPVQHRPKQTAAAKPQDNRWKKRR
- a CDS encoding phage portal protein, encoding MMEKQRVRVQAGSSPAPAVRPQGLPSQPRARSAYMRDTQSGVIAARPASLREHRDEIRRVYIRAAGLALDMLQNSGKLRGAADQIIADTVGVELALNPKPDLTRFGYNEKEAVDWIRLVKAKHKVWAWNPLECDLRAKMTNPQQTDVGLRNWLAFGESTGVIVYLPRSQRLPGTRTGTKFLLFTPSKLVQDTNDIEGLYQGVVHDAYGRPIAYRCEERRDGLTVKRDYPARDADGRAMFMHAFDPFSAEDVRGISPLAPTFRKFLMAENSDDATAQLLFLQTIYSIILKSEKPSADAFEFLENMSSTSGISGQEVAADVLNYFKAQLDRAAESEIRMGPGAGVSQLAPGEDLEFKNITGVGPDTKAFRASLDREVSRALGVSNGGYTGDYSDATYASTNMENSSLWPLAQRRTDRIASPHVLLPYDSWLDEMIEEGEIPFKGGIEVYRANRDAINYAICHGPSKPTADDEKRARAASERLANGTSTFEAECAELGQDPEEVFESRVRWHQRYKDAGMQSPLERGFGSRPSATEQNDNQRKKQKA